From a single Brassica oleracea var. oleracea cultivar TO1000 chromosome C5, BOL, whole genome shotgun sequence genomic region:
- the LOC106294710 gene encoding AP-4 complex subunit epsilon: protein MEQLKTIGRELAMGSQGGFGQSKEFLDLVKSIGEARSKAEEDRIVLSEIDILKRKLLEPDIPKRKMKEYIIRLVYIEMLGHDASFGYIHAVKMTHDDNLLLKRTGYLAVTLFLNEDHDLIILIVNTIQKDLRSDNYLVVCAALNAICRLINEETIPAVLPQVVDLLNHQKEAVRKKAIMALHRFHRKSPSSVSHLISNFRKRLCDNDPGVMGATLCPLFDLITEDVSSYKDLVSSFVSILKQVTERRLPKSYDYHQMPAPFIQIKLLKIMALLGCGDKSASEIMYMVLGDLFRKCDSSTNIGNAILYECIRCISCIIPSPKLLEAAADAISKFLKSDSHNLKYMGIDGLGRLIKISPDIAEQHQLAVIDCLEDPDDTLKRKTFELLYKMTKSSNVEVIVDRMTDYMISINDNHYKTEIASRCVELAEQFAPSNQWFIQIMNKVFEHAGDLVNIKVAHNLMRLIAEGFGEDDDDADSKLRLSAVESYLQIMSEPKLPSLFLQVISWVLGEYGTADGKYSASYISGKLCDVADAYSSDETVKGYAVSALMKIYAFEIAFGRKVDVLPECQSLIEELLASHSTDLQHRAYELQALLALDARAVESILPLDASCEDIEVDKDLSFLNGYIQQAIESGAQPYISERERSCMLETTDYHSRDHHEVPSHALRFEAYERPKPSSLPTQASTELVPVPEPSYYSEAHQPISTSSVSERESSEIKLRLDGVKQKWGRPSYQSSTSASSTPPQAANGTSSHPDVGVGSSSLKPRSSYESKKPEIDPEKQRLAASLFGGSSSSRSDRKSSSGGHKPAKGTASKPPKENPIPVQPPPDLLDFGEPTATSVTATDPFKELEGLMDSSSQDGGSTDVMGVLYSDAAPVTTTTSVDSLLSELSDSSKGNPDTYQSQTSKGPNSKEALEKDALVRQMGVNPTSQNPTLFKDLLG, encoded by the exons ATGGAGCAGCTGAAGACAATTGGGAGAGAGCTAGCGATGGGATCGCAAGGAGGGTTTGGTCAGTCGAAGGAGTTTCTCGATCTGGTCAAATCAATCGGCGAGGCGCGATCGAAAGCCGAGGAAGATCGAATCGTGCTCAGCGAGATCGACATACTCAAACGGAAGCTCCTAGAGCCGGACATCCCCAAGAGGAAGATGAAAGAGTACATCATACGCCTCGTGTACATCGAGATGCTAGGCCACGACGCTTCTTTCGGTTACATTCACGCCGTTAAGATGACGCACGACGACAATCTCCTCCTCAAGCGCACCGGTTACTTAGCAGTCACGCTCTTTCTGAACGAGGATCACGATCTTATCATCCTCATCGTCAACACGATTCAGAAAGATCTCAGGTCCGATAACTATCTTGTTGTATGCGCGGCCCTTAATGCGATCTGTAGGCTGATCAATGAGGAGACCATACCGGCGGTTTTGCCTCAGGTGGTTGACTTGCTTAATCACCAGAAGGAAGCTGTGAGGAAGAAAGCCATCATGGCTCTGCACAGGTTTCATCGCAAGTCTCCTTCTTCCGTTTCGCATTTGATCTCCAACTTCAGAAAGAGGCTGTGTGATAATGATCCGGGAGTGATGGGTGCGACGCTTTGTCCTCTCTTTGATCTCATTACCGAAGATGTTTCTTCCTACAAGGATTTAGTCAGTAGTTTCGTCAGCATTCTCAAACAGGTCACTGAGAGACGGTTGCCAAAGAGTTACGACTACCATCAAATGCCTGCACCCTTCATCCAG ATCAAGTTGCTGAAGATAATGGCTCTGCTGGGTTGTGGTGATAAGAGTGCGAGTGAAATTATGTATATGGTGCTTGGGGATTTGTTCAGAAAGTGTGATTCTTCTACCAATATAGGGAATGCCATCCTTTATGAGTGTATTCGCTGCATCTCTTGTATAATTCCAAGCCCCAAACTGTTAGAAGCTGCTGCTGATGCTATCTCCAAGTTTTTGAAG AGTGATAGTCACAATCTGAAATACATGGGGATTGATGGTCTTGGTCGATTGATAAAAATAAGCCCTGACATTGCTGAGCAGCACCAACTTGCTGTGATAGATTGTTTGGAG GATCCAGATGATACACTAAAGAGGAAAACTTTTGAATTGTTGTACAAAATGACCAAGTCCTCTAATGTTGAAGTGATTGTAGACCGAATGACTGATTACATGATTAGTATCAATGACAATCATTACAAAACTGAGATAGCATCTCGTTGTGTTGAGTTGGCCGAACAATTCGCTCCAAGCAATCAATGGTTCATCCAG ATCATGAACAAAGTCTTCGAGCATGCAGGAGATCTGGTAAATATTAAGGTGGCACATAATCTGATGCGTTTGATTGCTGAAGGATTCGGAGAAGACGATGACGATGCAGACAGCAAGCTTAGATTATCAGCT GTAGAATCGTACTTGCAGATTATGAGCGAGCCAAAGCTCCCATCCCTGTTTCTTCAG GTCATTTCTTGGGTGTTGGGAGAATATGGCACAGCTGACGGGAAGTATTCTGCCTCCTATATTAGTGGAAAGCTGTGCGATGTGGCTGATGCATACTCAAGTGATGAAACTGTCAAG GGATATGCTGTTTCTGCACTGATGAAGATTTATGCATTTGAAATTGCATTTGGGAGAAAGGTGGATGTTTTGCCAGAG TGCCAATCTTTGATCGAGGAGCTACTTGCTTCACATTCAACAGATCTGCAGCATCGTGCATATGAACTTCAGGCTCTCCTTGCTCTAGATGCCCGTGCTGTGGAGAGTATACTACCTTTAGATGCTAGTTGCGAAGACATCGAG GTTGATAAAGATCTTTCATTTCTCAATGGCTACATCCAACAAGCTATTGAGAGTGGAGCGCAACCTTATATATCTGAGAGAGAGCGCTCTTGTATGCTGGAAACAACTGATTACCATTCCCGAGATCATCATGAGGTTCCATCTCATGCTCTTAGATTTGAAGCCTATGAACGTCCAAAGCCATCATCATTGCCAACACAAGCTTCGACCGAGCTTGTTCCAGTACCCGAGCCTTCTTATTACAGCGAGGCACACCAGCCAATTTCAACTTCTTCCGTGTCTGAACGAGAGTCATCAGAAATCAAGCTGCGACTCGATGGAGTTAAACAAAAATGGGGTAGACCCAGCTATCAGTCGTCCACATCCGCTTCTTCTACTCCTCCGCAAGCAGCAAATGGTACCAGTAGTCACCCGGATGTTGGAGTTGGCTCATCTAGCTTAAAACCTCGAAGCAGTTATGAATCGAAGAAACCCGAAATTGATCCTGAGAAACAGAGACTCGCTGCATCCTTGTTTGGTGGATCATCATCGTCAAGATCTGATAGAAAGTCATCTTCTGGTGGACACAAGCCGGCAAAAGGAACAGCTAGCAAACCCCCCAAGGAAAATCCAATCCCTGTTCAGCCGCCACCAGACTTGCTCGACTTTGGCGAGCCAACTGCTACAAGTGTAACAGCAACAGATCCTTTTAAAGAGTTGGAAGGGCTTATGGATTCTTCGAGCCAAGATGGTGGTTCAACCGATGTGATGGGAGTACTATACTCAGATGCAGCGCCTGTGACCACAACCACAAGTGTTGACTCTCTCTTATCAGAACTGTCTGATAGCTCCAAAGGGAACCCAGACACATATCAATCCCAAACCTCAAAAGGACCAAACTCAAAGGAAGCTCTCGAGAAAGATGCTCTTGTTAGACAAATGGGTGTGAACCCAACAAGTCAGAACCCTACACTGTTCAAAGATCTCCTCGGCTAG